Proteins encoded by one window of Desulfovibrio inopinatus DSM 10711:
- a CDS encoding DUF6125 family protein, translating to MAENIEGLDKKEHVRFIMDLIQRLIIHHGLWFAEVSHQHGHEKARQLFIDVVERSSAIHMKRLSKTLGFALDDGLPTPLLEMDDQTLTALRETIAKNWLVNDGVWFQSLEFTRGMNDAKRSNDSCWAQFSPVEAVSIKHFLGLEERPGLEGLKRALEFRLYSCINIQRIEFENERSLVLYMQDCRVQSARKRKGLDDYPCKSGGLTEYTTFAEAIDPAIQTECIGCPPDKHPDEWYCAWRFTINEPE from the coding sequence ATGGCAGAGAATATCGAGGGATTGGATAAAAAAGAACACGTCCGGTTTATAATGGATCTCATACAGCGGTTGATAATTCATCATGGCCTATGGTTTGCCGAGGTCAGTCACCAACATGGTCATGAGAAAGCACGCCAACTCTTCATTGATGTTGTGGAGCGCAGCTCCGCGATACACATGAAGCGACTTTCCAAAACACTTGGTTTTGCACTGGATGACGGCTTACCGACTCCGCTTCTTGAAATGGATGATCAGACTTTGACGGCGCTCAGGGAGACCATTGCTAAGAACTGGTTGGTTAATGATGGAGTCTGGTTTCAATCATTGGAATTCACCCGGGGAATGAATGATGCGAAACGCTCAAATGACTCATGTTGGGCACAATTTTCCCCCGTAGAGGCTGTATCGATCAAACATTTTCTGGGTCTTGAAGAACGGCCTGGTCTTGAAGGATTGAAACGCGCGCTGGAGTTTCGTCTCTATAGCTGTATTAACATCCAACGCATTGAATTTGAAAACGAAAGAAGTCTTGTTCTGTATATGCAAGACTGTCGTGTGCAGTCGGCAAGAAAACGAAAAGGTTTGGACGATTATCCATGTAAATCAGGTGGGTTAACAGAGTACACCACGTTTGCCGAAGCAATTGATCCCGCTATTCAAACCGAATGCATCGGTTGCCCACCGGATAAACATCCTGACGAATGGTATTGTGCTTGGCGTTTCACGATAAATGAGCCTGAGTAA